Proteins from a single region of Desulfobacter postgatei 2ac9:
- a CDS encoding GNAT family N-acetyltransferase — translation MKSIIITDPEKCRQAWEKYWPVQDIFDLWAVRQCFNAAFNRPLSFHLIEDKGQIVGFLPLSRIEETGEYVFFPGETWKGKTWLEQNRVLAHSPEVFQALCESVPGPLNLRYLRFNPLFDKIDQAGPDETGYLFYPRMHDFSMENFWLAFPGKTRKKLKADVKKIEERQLSWRYNHMPDITELFRLNMAAFTSDSYFSDARFYRSFERFAVYLRDMGMLRITTAIVEGKIAAVDMGAFFNNTYTVVAGGTHPDFAGIAKVINLHHLEWACHNRMEAVDFLCGSFTWKERFRLSPRPSYEIHTQPETAVFHGGHYGRKAV, via the coding sequence ATGAAATCCATTATTATTACAGATCCGGAAAAGTGCCGGCAGGCCTGGGAAAAATACTGGCCGGTCCAGGACATATTTGATCTTTGGGCTGTCAGGCAATGTTTTAACGCCGCATTCAACAGACCTTTAAGCTTCCATCTTATCGAAGACAAGGGCCAGATTGTGGGATTTCTTCCCTTAAGCCGGATCGAAGAGACCGGCGAATATGTATTTTTTCCCGGAGAGACCTGGAAAGGCAAAACCTGGCTGGAGCAGAACCGGGTGCTTGCACACTCCCCGGAAGTATTTCAAGCATTGTGCGAATCAGTTCCCGGACCATTGAATTTGAGATATCTGCGTTTCAATCCCCTGTTTGATAAAATAGACCAGGCCGGACCCGACGAAACCGGCTATCTTTTCTACCCCCGGATGCATGATTTCTCCATGGAGAATTTCTGGCTGGCTTTTCCCGGAAAAACCAGAAAAAAACTCAAGGCCGATGTAAAAAAGATTGAGGAGCGGCAGCTTTCATGGCGCTACAATCACATGCCGGACATCACTGAATTATTTCGTTTGAACATGGCTGCCTTTACATCGGACTCCTACTTCAGCGATGCGCGGTTTTACCGTTCTTTTGAACGGTTTGCAGTCTATCTTCGGGATATGGGCATGCTCAGGATCACCACCGCCATTGTGGAGGGAAAAATTGCAGCCGTGGACATGGGGGCCTTTTTCAACAACACCTACACGGTTGTAGCCGGGGGCACCCACCCGGATTTTGCCGGCATTGCCAAAGTGATCAACCTGCACCACCTGGAATGGGCTTGCCACAACCGGATGGAAGCCGTGGATTTTCTGTGCGGCAGTTTTACCTGGAAAGAACGGTTTCGCTTAAGCCCCAGACCCTCATATGAAATTCATACCCAGCCGGAAACGGCTGTTTTCCATGGGGGCCATTATGGTCGAAAAGCAGTCTGA
- a CDS encoding sigma-54 interaction domain-containing protein has product MLIRLACAIKETKIRTELENRLAQQDVQLQFFKPSRLSWQALARSCADVFIVSSPTIPKPVESSISLLNELPESPMTIVLHNRESSEEHANLLASGVDVVLYSGIPMDSLLEALETTLESRRQFYYAERFDRRGRFLPRLNDFTSNSRDMQVFLDETRQVVSSDATILLLGETGVGKEHLSKAIHADSHRSTGPFIAINMAAIPEQLMESELFGHEQGAFTGAVRSRRGAFELAHGGTIFLDEIGEMPLQMQTKLLRVLQELEFTPVGGEKSVWVDVRVIAATNKDLEEEVEKGTFRKDLYYRLGVISLTLPPLRKRKEDIPSLTNHFLTMNQQKFGRNLKRFSQPAMEALCNYHWPGNIRELMNVIERAVLLCKSDMITLEELPSVFHNTKPVRMDGSISALSMPQEWETMTLPQVRDAVYDQVEALYLAMVLKKTHGKIGETAKIAGIHPRGLYAKMKKLGIDKAEFKAKG; this is encoded by the coding sequence ATGCTGATTCGGTTGGCATGTGCCATTAAAGAGACAAAAATACGCACCGAGCTTGAGAACAGACTGGCTCAACAGGATGTCCAACTCCAGTTTTTTAAACCCAGTAGACTCTCCTGGCAGGCCCTTGCCAGAAGTTGCGCCGATGTGTTCATCGTCAGCAGTCCCACAATTCCCAAGCCTGTTGAATCAAGTATCTCTCTGCTCAATGAACTGCCCGAATCGCCCATGACCATCGTACTGCATAATCGGGAGTCCTCGGAAGAGCATGCCAATCTTCTGGCCTCGGGGGTTGATGTGGTGCTCTATTCCGGTATCCCGATGGACAGTCTTTTAGAAGCCCTTGAAACCACCTTGGAATCCCGCCGTCAGTTCTATTATGCGGAACGATTTGACCGGCGGGGGCGTTTTTTACCCCGACTTAACGATTTTACCTCCAACAGTCGGGACATGCAAGTGTTTCTGGATGAAACCCGTCAGGTGGTATCCAGTGATGCCACCATACTGTTGCTCGGTGAGACAGGTGTGGGCAAGGAGCATCTGTCCAAAGCCATCCATGCAGACAGCCACAGATCCACAGGTCCTTTTATTGCCATCAATATGGCAGCTATTCCGGAACAACTGATGGAAAGCGAACTGTTCGGGCATGAGCAGGGGGCTTTTACCGGGGCTGTGCGTTCGCGGCGGGGGGCATTTGAACTTGCCCATGGCGGAACTATTTTTCTGGATGAAATCGGTGAGATGCCCCTGCAGATGCAAACCAAACTGCTCCGGGTACTCCAGGAACTCGAATTTACGCCGGTGGGCGGTGAAAAATCGGTATGGGTGGATGTCCGGGTGATTGCAGCCACCAACAAAGATCTTGAAGAAGAGGTTGAAAAGGGTACTTTCCGAAAAGATCTTTATTACCGCCTCGGGGTGATTTCATTAACGCTTCCCCCTTTGAGAAAACGTAAAGAGGACATCCCCTCACTGACCAACCATTTTTTGACCATGAACCAGCAGAAATTCGGCAGAAATCTCAAACGATTTTCCCAGCCGGCCATGGAGGCCCTGTGCAACTACCACTGGCCGGGTAATATTCGGGAACTGATGAACGTTATTGAACGGGCCGTCCTGCTGTGCAAGTCAGATATGATCACCTTAGAAGAGTTACCGTCGGTTTTCCATAATACCAAACCCGTCCGGATGGACGGCAGTATATCGGCACTTTCCATGCCGCAGGAATGGGAAACCATGACCCTGCCACAGGTCCGGGACGCCGTGTATGATCAGGTGGAGGCGTTGTATCTGGCCATGGTGCTGAAAAAAACCCATGGGAAAATTGGAGAAACCGCAAAAATTGCAGGCATTCATCCCAGGGGCCTGTATGCCAAAATGAAAAAACTGGGAATAGATAAAGCAGAGTTTAAAGCCAAAGGATAG
- a CDS encoding TraR/DksA family transcriptional regulator, whose product MTTEVIDPHITNEDLERFKAMLNTSMKELLEQADSAVSELILESSRDTELIDSTAADINRTMNLHLQSRKSRLIKKIKDAIKRIEEGTYGYCDICGEEISLKRLEARPVTSKCIACKEAQERMEALLS is encoded by the coding sequence ATGACCACTGAAGTAATTGACCCCCATATCACAAATGAAGATCTGGAGCGTTTTAAAGCGATGTTGAACACCTCCATGAAAGAGTTGCTGGAGCAAGCCGACTCTGCCGTTTCTGAACTGATACTGGAATCCAGCAGGGATACGGAGCTTATTGATTCCACGGCAGCCGATATCAACCGTACCATGAACCTGCACCTGCAGAGCCGGAAAAGCAGGTTGATCAAAAAAATCAAAGACGCGATTAAACGAATCGAAGAGGGCACCTATGGATATTGTGACATCTGTGGTGAAGAGATATCCCTTAAACGGCTTGAAGCCCGTCCTGTGACCTCCAAATGTATAGCGTGCAAGGAGGCCCAGGAGCGGATGGAAGCCCTTCTCTCCTGA
- the larA gene encoding nickel-dependent lactate racemase, whose product MAKVQIPYGKEKIEIEINDNNLQGVYFPNDVEKREFAAEFAKNLENANFAKFMEGDERVVFIVNDGTRPTPTAKVLKVIYDDIKDKDIYFIIATGAHRAPNDEEFEYIFGKEIYEDLKAKDRIWSHDAKNDEMVYLGKSTNGTEMYLNKIVAEAKKTIVIGSVEPHYFAGYTGGRKGFLPGVASYETITQNHKLALNKSAKALALDGNPVHEDMMDAMNVLKDIQVFSIMTILDKDHNVYETTCGDLVGAFYDAIDSAKKVFCVDIEEKTDIVISVAPYPMDIDLYQSQKAIDNGKLALKEGGILIFVSQCRMGIGGKTFFDLMASCATPQEVLDKIKVEYKLGYHKAGKMAEINTWAQTWGVTELPEDEIKAVHIKPFDSVEAALEKAFELKGKDAKVTVLPLGSLSVPNILND is encoded by the coding sequence ATGGCAAAAGTACAGATACCGTATGGTAAAGAAAAAATTGAAATTGAAATTAATGATAATAACCTGCAAGGCGTATATTTTCCAAACGACGTAGAAAAACGAGAGTTTGCTGCTGAGTTCGCAAAAAACTTGGAAAACGCAAACTTTGCAAAATTTATGGAAGGTGATGAGAGAGTCGTCTTCATCGTCAATGACGGAACCCGCCCTACCCCTACAGCAAAAGTACTTAAAGTCATTTATGATGACATCAAGGATAAAGATATCTATTTCATCATCGCCACAGGTGCCCATAGAGCCCCGAATGATGAAGAATTTGAATACATTTTTGGAAAAGAGATTTATGAGGACCTGAAAGCAAAAGACAGAATCTGGTCACATGATGCCAAAAACGATGAGATGGTATACTTAGGCAAATCTACAAACGGTACTGAGATGTACCTGAATAAAATTGTAGCCGAAGCTAAAAAAACTATCGTGATCGGCTCTGTGGAACCCCACTATTTTGCCGGCTATACCGGCGGCAGAAAAGGCTTTTTACCTGGTGTAGCATCTTATGAGACCATAACGCAAAACCATAAATTAGCACTAAATAAAAGCGCAAAAGCGCTTGCATTGGATGGCAATCCCGTACATGAAGATATGATGGATGCCATGAATGTATTAAAAGATATTCAAGTGTTTTCCATTATGACTATTTTAGATAAAGACCATAATGTATATGAAACCACGTGTGGAGATCTTGTAGGCGCATTTTATGATGCCATAGACAGTGCAAAAAAAGTGTTTTGTGTTGACATAGAAGAAAAAACCGACATTGTAATCTCTGTGGCTCCTTATCCAATGGATATAGATCTTTACCAGTCTCAAAAGGCGATAGATAATGGTAAGCTCGCGCTCAAAGAAGGCGGCATATTAATATTTGTATCACAATGCAGAATGGGAATCGGCGGCAAAACATTCTTTGATCTGATGGCCTCTTGTGCCACCCCCCAAGAGGTTCTTGATAAAATAAAAGTTGAATACAAACTGGGTTATCATAAAGCCGGTAAAATGGCTGAGATCAATACCTGGGCACAGACCTGGGGCGTTACTGAACTACCGGAAGACGAGATAAAAGCGGTTCACATTAAACCCTTTGACAGTGTAGAGGCGGCTTTGGAAAAAGCATTTGAGCTAAAAGGCAAAGATGCCAAAGTAACCGTACTTCCATTGGGTTCTCTTTCAGTGCCTAATATATTAAACGACTAA
- a CDS encoding hydrogenase iron-sulfur subunit: protein MQTEKIKFKNLEKWEGMLSKCIRCGYCYEHCPMFKYTRWESDAPRAKNILAHGLLTGEVELTPEIAEKSFSCFFCKRCEAACSSGVKITDIMLDLRRDLVELGYNGPGTTSITARSCARCLQCVRACPHDAREFVDGEGIVVDPVKCQSCGICVEICPIEAITIPLSFGTDKVELERRAVEFLHSRESAKVIMYACNWSYHPDIQNSRLPESELEEKEYEILVNLCGGRIDQNLLLTPFLNQAWGVLVGVCPDDKCNHNGPEAAKKRVKRMKETLESLDINPERIHLVQIPAGDKQLCQAEIDTFMEKINQMGPIR, encoded by the coding sequence ATGCAGACAGAAAAAATAAAATTTAAAAATCTAGAAAAATGGGAAGGCATGCTGTCCAAGTGCATCCGGTGCGGATACTGCTACGAGCACTGCCCCATGTTTAAATACACCCGGTGGGAATCCGATGCACCCCGGGCTAAAAACATTTTAGCCCACGGACTTTTAACCGGTGAGGTTGAATTGACACCCGAAATTGCGGAAAAATCGTTCAGTTGTTTTTTCTGCAAACGGTGTGAAGCAGCCTGTTCCTCCGGGGTTAAAATAACGGATATTATGCTGGACCTCAGAAGAGATCTGGTTGAATTGGGATATAATGGTCCGGGCACCACATCTATCACCGCCCGTTCCTGTGCCAGGTGCCTACAGTGCGTCAGGGCCTGTCCCCATGATGCCCGGGAATTTGTTGACGGTGAGGGTATTGTCGTGGATCCGGTAAAATGCCAGTCCTGCGGCATCTGTGTTGAAATTTGTCCCATTGAAGCGATCACCATCCCATTATCATTCGGCACCGACAAGGTTGAACTGGAGAGGAGAGCAGTTGAGTTCCTCCACTCCCGTGAATCCGCTAAGGTCATTATGTATGCCTGTAACTGGTCATACCATCCCGACATTCAGAACTCCAGATTGCCGGAATCGGAACTCGAAGAGAAGGAATATGAAATCCTGGTGAACTTGTGTGGCGGCCGTATTGATCAAAATCTTTTATTGACCCCGTTCCTTAATCAGGCATGGGGCGTTCTGGTGGGCGTTTGCCCGGATGACAAATGTAACCATAACGGCCCAGAAGCAGCCAAAAAACGGGTAAAAAGAATGAAGGAAACCCTTGAAAGTCTTGATATAAATCCCGAACGAATCCATCTGGTTCAGATTCCTGCTGGTGACAAACAGTTGTGCCAGGCAGAAATTGATACCTTTATGGAAAAGATAAATCAGATGGGCCCAATACGCTAA
- a CDS encoding FAD-binding oxidoreductase yields MNTVDIPRLREIVGGKNIKTDPLDLYVYGSDASVYHAAPWVIVRPDNTGQVQKVLAYANDAKIPVVPRGGGSGMCGQTVSSKGGILLDMKNMNRILEINLPDVYCRVEPGVVDDDLNAALKPYGVFYPPTPASSRIATIGGEIGNNASGVRSVKYGATRDAVLGMKVVLANGDLVTLGSHTRVEASGYQLEKLIVGSEGTLGVVVEATMSFVPIPEFRCLGVANFDSLRDAGNAIADIMASGTIPSMLELVDDVAIKAVNKTMNLGLKEVAASLLFESDGKVKEAVDYEVKKMEEICKKNNGADLWYSFDAKEREQIFMGRKKLFPALSQFDASMASTSLADDMAVPYSKMADMAAKIHEAAEKNGIIMTAYGHCGSGCMHTKIMMDTSKKEQWEGAQRAIAEIYEYVNSVQGTTSAEHGIGISKAKAFKTEKHDSLKMMAAIKAALDPNNILNPGKLQQAPDNWVTATNLRYAVNS; encoded by the coding sequence ATGAATACGGTCGATATTCCCAGGCTCAGGGAAATAGTCGGGGGAAAAAACATAAAGACAGATCCGCTTGACTTGTATGTTTACGGCTCAGACGCATCTGTTTACCATGCCGCACCATGGGTTATTGTCAGACCTGACAATACCGGTCAGGTTCAAAAAGTACTGGCTTATGCCAATGATGCAAAAATACCGGTTGTCCCCAGGGGCGGTGGCTCGGGCATGTGCGGACAAACCGTGTCGTCCAAGGGCGGCATTCTTCTGGACATGAAGAACATGAACCGGATACTTGAAATCAACCTGCCAGATGTTTACTGCCGGGTGGAACCGGGTGTGGTGGATGATGATCTCAACGCCGCGCTTAAACCTTACGGGGTTTTCTATCCCCCGACACCGGCCTCTTCACGTATCGCCACCATCGGTGGTGAAATCGGCAACAATGCATCGGGAGTTCGTTCCGTTAAATACGGCGCTACCCGGGATGCTGTCCTGGGCATGAAAGTGGTGCTGGCCAATGGTGACCTAGTAACCCTGGGTTCCCATACCCGGGTGGAGGCGTCCGGTTATCAACTTGAAAAACTCATTGTGGGTTCGGAAGGCACCTTAGGTGTTGTGGTGGAAGCGACCATGAGTTTTGTACCCATCCCCGAATTCAGATGCCTGGGCGTTGCCAATTTTGACAGTCTCAGGGATGCAGGCAATGCCATCGCTGACATCATGGCCTCGGGCACCATCCCCTCCATGCTGGAGTTGGTGGATGACGTTGCAATCAAGGCAGTAAATAAAACCATGAACCTGGGCCTTAAGGAAGTGGCAGCCTCCCTGCTTTTTGAATCCGACGGAAAAGTTAAGGAAGCCGTGGATTACGAAGTTAAAAAAATGGAAGAGATCTGCAAAAAGAACAACGGTGCCGACCTCTGGTACAGCTTTGATGCCAAAGAGCGCGAACAGATCTTCATGGGCCGTAAGAAATTATTCCCTGCCCTGTCACAATTTGACGCCAGTATGGCTTCCACATCCCTGGCTGACGATATGGCAGTACCCTACTCCAAAATGGCGGATATGGCCGCCAAAATCCATGAAGCCGCCGAAAAGAACGGCATCATTATGACGGCATACGGCCATTGCGGATCCGGGTGCATGCACACCAAAATTATGATGGACACCAGTAAGAAAGAGCAATGGGAGGGCGCCCAGAGAGCCATTGCCGAGATCTATGAATATGTAAATTCCGTCCAAGGCACCACTTCTGCTGAACACGGTATCGGCATTTCCAAAGCCAAAGCCTTCAAGACAGAGAAACACGATTCCTTGAAAATGATGGCTGCCATCAAAGCGGCTCTGGACCCCAACAACATTCTCAATCCAGGCAAACTGCAGCAGGCGCCGGATAACTGGGTCACGGCTACTAACCTTAGATATGCTGTCAACAGCTGA
- the ftcD gene encoding glutamate formimidoyltransferase, whose product MNKIVECVPNFSEGRDRQTIDAIADAIAKTPGCSLLDVDPGKSTNRTVYTFVADPDSVVEGALAASGVAREKIDMRRHHGEHPRMGALDVCPFIPVTGVTMDECIEISKQFGKRLAEELDVPVYLYEASAILDYRKKLPQIREGQYEGIPQRIVQEKWKPDFGPARFVPEWGATVTGARFFLIAYNVNLLGTPNQAHRIALNLREAGRGLEQPGRFKAVKGMGWYVDDCVPRRQTLLQ is encoded by the coding sequence ATGAATAAAATTGTTGAATGTGTGCCCAATTTTTCTGAAGGACGGGACCGGCAGACCATTGATGCCATTGCTGATGCCATCGCCAAAACACCCGGATGCAGCCTGCTGGATGTGGATCCGGGCAAGTCAACCAACCGGACTGTGTATACCTTTGTGGCAGACCCTGATAGTGTGGTCGAAGGGGCTTTGGCCGCATCAGGGGTGGCCCGGGAAAAAATAGACATGCGCCGACACCATGGGGAACATCCCCGCATGGGTGCCCTGGATGTCTGCCCATTTATTCCGGTGACAGGTGTGACCATGGACGAGTGTATTGAAATTTCAAAACAGTTTGGTAAAAGACTGGCCGAAGAACTTGATGTCCCGGTCTATCTGTACGAGGCCTCCGCCATCCTGGATTACCGCAAAAAATTGCCCCAAATCCGGGAAGGGCAGTATGAAGGCATTCCCCAACGTATTGTCCAGGAAAAATGGAAGCCTGATTTCGGTCCGGCCAGGTTTGTACCCGAGTGGGGGGCTACAGTAACCGGTGCCCGGTTTTTTCTTATTGCATATAATGTTAATTTATTGGGTACCCCCAACCAGGCCCACCGCATTGCACTGAATCTGCGTGAAGCAGGCAGAGGCCTTGAACAGCCAGGCCGCTTCAAGGCGGTGAAGGGGATGGG